The following are from one region of the Phycisphaerae bacterium genome:
- a CDS encoding PA0069 family radical SAM protein, giving the protein MIDILTKSEYDPLPMLRRVNNPRNPYLSESREWLEPPPAAELEVYEESAKSILSENDSPDIPFRWSLNPYRGCQHACAYCYARTTHEYLGMGAGTDFDTRLVAKINAPDLLRAAFSKRGWSRESICFSGVTDCYQPIEAVYRLTRRCLEVCLEFRNPVSIVTKGCLVLRDLELLVELQRQAGARLYQSVAFADDRMARLIEPQAPPPSKRFEVMARLREAGIPVGVMVAPIIPGLNDTQVPQILEAAARSGAASAAYTSLRLARNVAPVFLDRIRESLPQRADRIESRIREMRSGQLNDPAFGDRMSGRGVYWESIERLFRVSAEKYGLALPGDRPKQAQTKSRGSGNEPGRRGRPRRSRGNDRSLPLFPDHLGPPPS; this is encoded by the coding sequence ATGATTGACATCCTAACAAAATCCGAATATGATCCGCTGCCGATGCTCCGACGAGTCAACAATCCACGGAATCCTTATTTGAGCGAATCGCGTGAATGGCTGGAGCCTCCGCCAGCCGCGGAACTGGAAGTGTACGAGGAGTCGGCCAAATCGATTCTCTCGGAAAATGACAGCCCGGACATCCCGTTCCGCTGGTCGCTCAATCCCTATCGCGGCTGCCAGCATGCCTGCGCATACTGCTACGCTCGGACCACGCATGAGTATCTGGGCATGGGGGCCGGGACCGACTTCGACACGCGGCTTGTCGCCAAAATAAATGCGCCGGATTTGCTCCGGGCGGCCTTTTCGAAGCGCGGCTGGTCACGCGAATCCATCTGTTTCTCCGGCGTCACGGATTGCTACCAGCCGATCGAGGCGGTCTATCGACTCACACGCCGCTGCCTGGAGGTCTGTCTCGAGTTTCGAAATCCCGTATCGATCGTGACGAAAGGATGTCTCGTCCTCCGAGATCTCGAACTCCTGGTGGAATTGCAGCGCCAAGCCGGTGCAAGGCTGTATCAGAGCGTTGCCTTCGCGGACGATCGAATGGCAAGACTCATCGAACCGCAGGCTCCGCCGCCTTCAAAGCGTTTTGAGGTCATGGCAAGGTTGCGCGAAGCGGGAATCCCCGTTGGCGTTATGGTCGCGCCGATCATTCCGGGCCTGAATGACACGCAGGTTCCACAAATCCTGGAGGCTGCGGCTCGGTCGGGGGCTGCCTCCGCTGCCTACACGTCCTTGCGTTTGGCGCGGAATGTTGCTCCGGTTTTCCTTGATCGGATTCGCGAGTCGTTACCGCAGCGGGCCGATCGAATCGAGTCGAGGATTCGGGAAATGCGTTCGGGCCAGTTGAATGACCCGGCGTTCGGCGATCGAATGAGCGGCCGAGGCGTCTATTGGGAGAGTATTGAGCGCCTGTTTCGCGTTTCTGCGGAGAAGTACGGCCTCGCATTGCCTGGAGATCGCCCAAAGCAAGCCCAGACTAAATCGCGCGGTTCCGGAAACGAGCCGGGTCGAAGAGGCCGGCCGCGTCGGTCGCGAGGAAATGACAGGTCGCTTCCTCTGTTTCCGGATCACCTGGGACCACCGCCCAGTTGA
- a CDS encoding redoxin family protein yields the protein MKRVMFPSVVMSLILPIQAATAGLKVGDPAPVLTIKQWVKGEAYDLTKAKSGDVTVVEFWATWCGPCVMGIPHISEMQDHFKSKGVTFIGVSDEKSETVEKFLKRGFDSKMRYRVAIDDGGKTNAAWMKAAGQNGIPCAFVVKDGKIAWIGHPMDGMDTKVAELCGDKAYIERKDKLEAIGKRIQESAEAEKWEDFRAAMEDYLKLDPTSVQHQIALYHVLLTKLKKADDAAAHGKAFVSGTDDVDGLNTLAWVISKHGDFEGVRDLSLALSAAKKAMTITKEESSDVLDTYALVLAESGKIDEAIKAQQKAVDKCDDGDERMKRELTARLEEYKKQQKGG from the coding sequence GTGAAGCGAGTAATGTTCCCATCAGTCGTCATGTCTCTAATCCTGCCGATCCAGGCTGCAACCGCTGGTCTCAAGGTTGGAGATCCTGCGCCGGTCTTAACCATTAAGCAGTGGGTCAAGGGCGAAGCATACGACCTGACGAAAGCGAAGTCGGGTGATGTAACCGTTGTGGAGTTCTGGGCGACGTGGTGCGGGCCGTGCGTCATGGGCATCCCGCACATCTCGGAGATGCAGGACCACTTCAAGAGCAAGGGTGTCACGTTTATTGGCGTGAGCGACGAGAAATCCGAGACGGTCGAAAAGTTTCTCAAGCGCGGCTTCGACTCCAAGATGCGCTATCGTGTTGCAATCGACGATGGGGGTAAAACCAACGCGGCGTGGATGAAGGCCGCCGGCCAAAACGGCATCCCCTGCGCGTTCGTCGTGAAAGACGGCAAGATCGCATGGATCGGCCACCCGATGGACGGCATGGACACGAAGGTCGCGGAACTCTGCGGCGACAAGGCCTACATCGAGCGGAAGGACAAGCTCGAAGCGATCGGCAAACGAATTCAGGAAAGCGCCGAGGCTGAGAAATGGGAAGATTTCCGGGCTGCAATGGAGGATTATCTGAAGCTCGATCCGACGAGCGTGCAGCACCAGATCGCGCTGTATCACGTGCTCCTGACCAAGCTCAAGAAGGCTGACGACGCCGCGGCGCATGGCAAGGCGTTTGTCTCCGGCACGGATGATGTTGATGGTCTCAATACCCTCGCCTGGGTCATCTCAAAGCACGGGGATTTCGAAGGCGTTCGGGATCTGTCACTCGCACTGAGCGCCGCGAAAAAGGCAATGACGATCACAAAAGAGGAATCCTCGGATGTCCTGGATACCTACGCCCTCGTGCTGGCTGAAAGCGGCAAGATTGACGAGGCCATCAAGGCCCAGCAGAAAGCCGTCGACAAATGTGACGACGGGGATGAGCGCATGAAGCGTGAGTTGACCGCGCGGTTGGAAGAGTACAAGAAGCAGCAGAAGGGCGGCTGA
- a CDS encoding inositol-3-phosphate synthase, with the protein MRNPSGKTGLWLVGAAGNVAATVAVGLSAMRLKLTPPLGLATESAPVDQLDLAPLDRIVLGGHEISSRTAFEAANELAERSGVFTAKMLRVVGPDLRRFDREIRTGRVVRSGSAIGRLATRAGASRASSARSIIDSLRADLRSFATRNRLDRVVVVHVASTEPPFPLKRVHSRWSSLNKALSGVESPLPASSLYAVAAIEEGMPFVGFTPSLGCDVPGIIELAAARGVGIIGSDGKTGETLLKSVLAPMFRDRHFEIASWVGHNILGNGDGAVLDSAANKASKLRKKDSVIGSIVGGSPRTRTTIEYVESLHDWKTAWDHVHFRGFLGVKMILQFIWQGCDSILAAPLVIDLARLAEYHARKGRAGIMAHLACFFKSPMGSTEHDFSRQMHLLHDYVKADLASKPRKASTKHR; encoded by the coding sequence TTGAGAAATCCGTCAGGGAAAACGGGGCTCTGGCTCGTAGGCGCCGCCGGCAATGTCGCCGCAACCGTGGCGGTCGGTCTGTCCGCGATGCGACTGAAACTTACTCCTCCCCTCGGTCTTGCGACGGAATCTGCTCCGGTAGATCAACTCGATCTGGCACCACTGGACCGAATTGTTCTGGGCGGCCACGAGATCAGTAGTCGCACGGCCTTCGAAGCCGCGAACGAACTGGCTGAGCGCAGCGGCGTTTTTACGGCGAAGATGCTTCGAGTCGTCGGGCCTGACTTGCGGCGTTTCGACCGGGAGATTCGCACGGGCCGGGTGGTACGCTCAGGTTCGGCGATCGGCCGGCTGGCCACGCGAGCCGGTGCGAGCCGCGCGTCCTCGGCTCGGTCAATAATCGATTCATTGCGTGCCGATTTACGATCATTTGCCACCCGGAACCGGCTTGATCGGGTGGTCGTGGTGCATGTCGCATCGACTGAACCGCCGTTCCCATTGAAGCGCGTGCATTCGCGCTGGTCCAGCCTTAACAAAGCGCTGTCCGGTGTTGAGAGTCCACTGCCGGCGAGCAGCCTTTATGCCGTCGCCGCGATAGAGGAAGGCATGCCGTTCGTCGGGTTCACGCCGTCGCTGGGGTGCGATGTGCCCGGAATCATCGAATTGGCGGCCGCGCGCGGCGTGGGAATCATCGGGAGTGACGGCAAGACCGGTGAGACGCTGCTCAAGTCGGTGCTGGCACCGATGTTTCGAGATCGTCATTTCGAAATCGCGAGTTGGGTGGGGCACAACATCCTGGGAAATGGCGATGGCGCGGTTCTGGATTCGGCCGCCAACAAGGCCTCCAAGCTGCGAAAGAAAGACAGCGTCATCGGATCAATCGTCGGCGGATCGCCGCGGACGCGCACGACGATCGAATATGTCGAGTCTCTGCATGATTGGAAAACGGCGTGGGATCATGTTCATTTCCGCGGCTTTCTCGGCGTGAAGATGATCCTGCAATTCATCTGGCAGGGGTGCGATTCGATTCTCGCCGCGCCGCTCGTGATCGATCTGGCTCGTCTGGCCGAGTATCATGCTCGAAAGGGCCGTGCCGGAATCATGGCACATCTTGCCTGCTTCTTCAAATCGCCGATGGGCTCGACAGAGCACGATTTTTCGCGGCAGATGCACCTATTGCACGACTATGTGAAGGCTGACCTGGCTTCGAAACCGCGCAAGGCGTCAACAAAACACCGTTAA
- the rnpA gene encoding ribonuclease P protein component, producing the protein MAAGLDKWRKHRLSGRKAFARVFSARHSAANRSVVVYALCNDVGRTRMGISIGRKCGGAVVRNRIKRWFREAFRARYDELPRGVDLIVIPRPGAIQKLEDCVRSLLSVADRAVQRQARSAGGLKAEPLD; encoded by the coding sequence ATGGCGGCAGGATTGGACAAATGGAGGAAACATCGATTAAGCGGGCGCAAGGCTTTTGCCCGCGTATTTTCCGCGCGACATTCGGCGGCGAATCGCAGCGTCGTGGTCTATGCACTGTGCAACGACGTGGGTCGCACGCGGATGGGCATCTCGATCGGCCGCAAATGTGGAGGGGCGGTCGTGCGGAACCGAATCAAGCGTTGGTTTCGTGAGGCGTTTCGCGCGCGGTACGACGAATTGCCGCGAGGAGTTGATTTGATCGTAATCCCTCGGCCCGGCGCGATTCAAAAGCTCGAGGACTGCGTCCGGTCGTTGCTTTCAGTCGCGGACCGGGCGGTCCAGCGGCAGGCTCGTTCCGCCGGCGGCTTGAAGGCTGAGCCGCTTGACTGA
- a CDS encoding ABC transporter ATP-binding protein, translating to MVALRELHKIYESGANAVHALRGLDVDIVEGEYVAIMGASGSGKSTLLNILGALDVPTRGTFKIAGRLTSRLSKDELAALRNEYIGFIFQNFNLLARSTAVENVELPMIYAGVPTRKRRDAALAALDKVHLADRANHLPSELSGGQQQRVAIARSLVNNPRVLLADEPTGNLDSHTSAEILKIMANLHEQEKITIILVTHDPGVATVAERTIILKDGRIIYDRPTPRRGGPNVPDVRALSMQEI from the coding sequence ATGGTGGCGCTGCGCGAGCTCCACAAGATTTATGAAAGCGGCGCGAACGCGGTTCACGCGCTTCGCGGCCTGGATGTGGACATTGTTGAGGGCGAATATGTCGCCATCATGGGGGCCAGCGGTTCCGGCAAATCAACCCTGCTCAACATCCTCGGTGCGCTGGATGTCCCGACCCGCGGCACATTCAAGATCGCCGGCCGGCTCACCAGCCGGTTGAGCAAGGATGAGCTGGCCGCGCTAAGGAATGAGTACATCGGCTTCATTTTTCAGAATTTCAACCTGCTGGCGCGCAGCACTGCGGTGGAGAATGTCGAACTGCCCATGATTTACGCCGGTGTGCCGACCCGGAAACGGCGTGACGCCGCACTGGCCGCGCTCGACAAGGTGCACCTTGCTGATCGTGCCAACCACCTGCCATCGGAGCTTTCCGGCGGGCAACAGCAGCGTGTGGCCATCGCGCGTTCGCTGGTGAACAACCCTCGCGTTCTGCTTGCCGACGAGCCGACGGGCAATCTGGACAGTCACACCAGCGCCGAGATTCTGAAAATCATGGCCAATCTGCATGAACAGGAGAAGATCACGATCATCCTTGTCACGCACGACCCCGGCGTCGCGACCGTCGCCGAACGGACGATCATTCTGAAGGATGGTCGCATCATCTACGACCGACCCACGCCCCGCCGCGGCGGTCCGAACGTGCCGGACGTTCGCGCCCTTTCGATGCAGGAGATCTAG
- a CDS encoding redoxin domain-containing protein, with the protein MKHIEILLLQSLVIVCAPCAAALAQDERALEILKLADTATRTVKACTYDAEFTCEGGFADRLPRISGRFMAREERVGFLKKVFGDEVVRTPAMRATVTLTPVGGKEPEKRLDVATDGRVITFMDLGEKHWMTQDARSGDVLLDTARQLYMLEFFHPTPFADEIGGLGQAYEGQQDVGGVKCDVVYVKYRQMGLEARWYFGANDHLPRRVDRVFPLGMITGVRTLSISNLNTRPEIRSCDFRPACPENFTKRQLSQSLNRDLLARGTQAPNWELPTSDGRMLKLSDLRGQVVVMSFWATWCDFCKQSMPAVQKVRDACTDKPVKFIAVHCWDPNGDPLAFLKARKLSFDAVVRGDKIAESYKVSGLPTYYVIDADGKIIFGATGANQLADLAKVIEGALEQHGK; encoded by the coding sequence ATGAAACACATTGAAATCCTCTTGCTCCAGTCATTGGTCATCGTCTGCGCGCCGTGCGCGGCGGCGCTGGCTCAGGACGAGCGGGCACTTGAGATACTGAAACTGGCGGATACCGCGACGCGCACGGTCAAGGCCTGCACATACGATGCGGAGTTCACCTGCGAAGGCGGCTTCGCGGACCGTTTGCCGCGGATTTCCGGCCGGTTCATGGCACGGGAGGAGCGTGTCGGCTTTCTGAAGAAGGTGTTCGGCGACGAAGTCGTTCGCACGCCGGCCATGAGGGCGACGGTGACGCTGACCCCCGTCGGAGGCAAGGAACCAGAAAAGCGGCTTGACGTCGCGACGGATGGTCGCGTGATCACTTTCATGGACCTGGGTGAGAAGCATTGGATGACCCAGGACGCACGAAGCGGCGATGTCCTGCTCGATACCGCCCGCCAGCTTTACATGCTCGAGTTCTTTCATCCGACGCCTTTCGCCGACGAGATTGGCGGCCTGGGGCAGGCCTACGAGGGACAGCAGGACGTCGGCGGAGTGAAGTGCGACGTCGTTTATGTAAAGTACAGGCAGATGGGGCTGGAGGCCCGCTGGTACTTCGGGGCGAACGACCACTTGCCGCGGCGTGTTGATCGGGTTTTTCCGCTCGGGATGATCACGGGTGTTCGTACCCTGTCTATCTCCAATTTGAATACGCGCCCTGAGATCCGCAGTTGTGATTTTCGGCCCGCTTGCCCCGAGAATTTCACCAAGCGGCAACTCTCACAAAGTCTGAATCGCGATTTGCTCGCACGAGGAACCCAGGCTCCGAATTGGGAGCTACCCACGTCCGACGGCCGGATGCTCAAGTTGTCGGATCTTCGCGGGCAGGTTGTCGTAATGAGTTTCTGGGCGACCTGGTGCGACTTCTGCAAGCAATCGATGCCTGCGGTTCAGAAGGTGCGAGATGCCTGCACGGATAAGCCGGTGAAGTTCATCGCGGTGCACTGCTGGGATCCCAATGGAGACCCGCTCGCGTTCCTCAAGGCGAGGAAACTCAGCTTTGATGCGGTCGTTCGAGGCGACAAGATTGCAGAGAGTTACAAGGTCTCCGGGCTGCCGACCTATTACGTAATCGATGCCGACGGAAAAATCATTTTCGGAGCTACCGGCGCCAATCAGCTTGCCGACCTCGCGAAAGTGATCGAAGGCGCGCTGGAGCAACACGGAAAGTGA
- a CDS encoding cystathionine gamma-synthase, giving the protein MKFATRAIHAGQEADPATGATIVPIYQTSTYTQDGIGQHKGFEYSRTGNPTRAALETCLASLEGAAHGLAFASGTAAADCVMKLLNPGDHVICADDVYGGTYRLFELVLKRYGISYSWVDMTQLDNVRRAITPRTRMIWIETPTNPLLSLVDIAAVADAAKKAGAIVVVDNTFASPYLQQPLELGADIVVHSTTKYVGGHSDVVGGAVCLNDANHYSTIKYHQNAVGAVPGAFDSWLVLRGVKTLAVRMEAHCNHAMRVAEFLANHPAVEKVIYPGLASHPQHALARRQMRGFGGMVSFVIRGGEAAARQIAGKTRLFALAESLGGVESLIGHPATMTHASIPAAEREARGITGGLLRLSIGIEDAEDLIDDLDQAFSHVAGAARVGA; this is encoded by the coding sequence ATGAAATTCGCGACACGCGCCATTCATGCCGGTCAGGAAGCAGATCCCGCGACCGGCGCCACGATCGTTCCGATCTACCAGACGTCCACCTACACCCAGGACGGCATCGGCCAGCACAAGGGATTCGAGTATTCACGGACGGGCAATCCGACGCGTGCGGCACTCGAGACGTGCCTCGCCTCGCTGGAAGGCGCCGCGCACGGACTGGCCTTTGCCTCCGGCACCGCCGCAGCCGACTGCGTCATGAAGCTGCTGAATCCGGGCGATCATGTGATCTGCGCCGATGACGTCTACGGGGGCACCTATCGCCTCTTTGAACTGGTGCTCAAGCGTTATGGCATCAGCTATTCGTGGGTGGACATGACGCAACTGGACAATGTTCGCCGCGCAATCACGCCGCGAACCCGGATGATCTGGATCGAGACGCCAACCAACCCGCTTCTGAGTCTCGTCGATATCGCCGCGGTCGCGGATGCGGCCAAGAAAGCCGGGGCGATTGTGGTCGTCGATAACACATTCGCGAGCCCCTATTTGCAGCAGCCCCTGGAACTCGGCGCTGACATCGTGGTGCACAGCACGACGAAATACGTCGGTGGTCATTCGGACGTGGTGGGCGGCGCGGTCTGCCTGAACGACGCGAATCACTATTCAACCATCAAATACCATCAGAATGCGGTGGGTGCAGTGCCCGGCGCATTCGATTCATGGCTTGTTCTGCGCGGTGTGAAGACGCTGGCAGTCCGGATGGAAGCGCATTGTAATCATGCGATGCGCGTGGCCGAATTTCTCGCGAATCACCCGGCCGTCGAAAAAGTCATTTACCCCGGCCTTGCATCGCATCCGCAGCATGCGCTCGCACGGCGACAGATGCGCGGTTTCGGCGGAATGGTCTCTTTCGTGATCCGCGGCGGCGAAGCAGCGGCCCGGCAAATCGCCGGTAAGACCCGTCTCTTCGCACTCGCTGAAAGCCTGGGAGGCGTCGAAAGCCTGATCGGCCATCCGGCGACCATGACGCACGCCAGCATTCCGGCTGCCGAGCGCGAGGCCAGAGGAATCACCGGGGGCCTGCTGCGGCTGAGCATCGGCATCGAGGATGCGGAAGACCTGATCGATGACCTCGATCAGGCGTTCTCTCATGTGGCGGGCGCGGCACGCGTGGGTGCGTGA
- a CDS encoding ABC transporter permease: protein MFTLWIECFKMGLRELWRHRLRSFLTMIGMIMGVSVVIICVCVVQGVKDSLIGDIRKAGKNMMFVVSEQTGRNRTTGVRSASTISRADAEAIALECDAVAMTTGVEGGTMPIVSEYGNAVVSLTGANHEYTAIRNWSVSEGRDLEPFDIVAPRRVCLLGQTALRDLFGDRNPINRTVRIGQLSFKVVGILEGKGVNPLGMDEDNAIIIPLPIVLRDLRNVPEPNAILCSARSDEEVEIAVQQITDLLRQRHRIAEGDEQDFKVTTLKEKEEQARQISDQMTLLMFFLALVSLLVGGVGIMNIMLVSVTERTREIGIRMAIGASTKAINRQFLIEASVISTAGGAVGIALGIAGAIGISNQIGVHPLLSPAIVIIAFVFSAGVGVIFGLLPARRAAGLNPIEALRHD from the coding sequence ATGTTCACGCTCTGGATCGAATGCTTCAAGATGGGGCTTCGCGAACTGTGGCGTCACCGCCTGCGAAGCTTTCTCACGATGATCGGCATGATCATGGGGGTCTCGGTTGTAATCATCTGCGTATGCGTGGTGCAGGGCGTGAAAGACTCGCTCATCGGGGACATCCGCAAAGCCGGCAAGAACATGATGTTCGTCGTGAGCGAGCAGACCGGCCGGAACCGAACCACCGGCGTGCGATCAGCGAGCACGATTTCCCGCGCTGATGCAGAGGCCATCGCGCTGGAGTGTGATGCCGTCGCAATGACCACCGGCGTCGAAGGCGGAACCATGCCGATCGTCAGCGAATACGGAAACGCGGTTGTGAGCCTGACCGGCGCCAACCACGAATACACAGCCATTCGCAACTGGAGCGTTTCCGAAGGGCGCGATCTGGAGCCGTTCGACATCGTCGCACCTCGGCGGGTCTGCCTCCTCGGGCAGACGGCCCTGCGCGATTTGTTCGGCGACCGAAACCCGATCAACCGCACGGTTCGCATCGGCCAGCTCTCGTTCAAGGTTGTCGGCATACTTGAAGGCAAAGGCGTCAATCCGCTCGGCATGGATGAGGACAATGCGATTATCATTCCGCTGCCGATCGTACTGCGCGACCTGCGGAACGTGCCGGAACCGAACGCCATTCTCTGTTCCGCCCGAAGCGACGAAGAAGTCGAGATCGCCGTGCAGCAGATTACCGATCTACTGCGCCAACGACATCGCATCGCCGAAGGTGACGAGCAGGACTTCAAGGTCACGACGCTCAAGGAGAAGGAAGAACAGGCACGCCAGATCAGCGATCAGATGACGCTGCTGATGTTCTTTCTTGCCCTGGTCAGTCTGCTCGTCGGCGGCGTGGGCATCATGAACATCATGCTCGTCAGTGTCACCGAACGCACGCGCGAGATCGGGATCCGCATGGCGATCGGAGCGTCCACCAAGGCGATCAATCGCCAGTTTCTCATTGAGGCATCGGTCATCTCGACAGCCGGCGGCGCCGTCGGAATCGCACTGGGAATTGCCGGAGCGATCGGCATCTCGAATCAAATCGGAGTACATCCACTCCTTTCGCCTGCGATCGTCATCATCGCATTTGTCTTCAGTGCGGGCGTCGGTGTGATATTCGGATTGCTTCCGGCTCGTCGGGCCGCGGGGCTGAACCCGATCGAGGCGCTGCGACACGATTGA
- a CDS encoding TlpA family protein disulfide reductase has product MMFTCLKSRQVAVAMCLMLGSLSSQVFADPAAPRSIYEILAKAQDAASDLRSLAYEAELFGEGRLAGAMTGYAGSVRLRFGETPGRLHIRIDGERRTSKLKEPAGFTFADDSQNACLLDRNARTFAKGISSEGRVPERESILPINYLGNSAYESELQAAALIYGGVVESDGEPCDVVEVHYDEAGRRRSRLFISQSDRILRRIERPILVDAAKSDDQAFNATVVLAIRNVVRNPRVDDSLFQLDKPEEFRNTRFQMPRFAPRPPSGGSGSRSTEPEQPAARPAQTPTSDAGAVKSSGWTLRSASGEDVTLGSLRGKVVVLDFWATWCFPCRMAMPSVQEIHEKYRGRPVAVFGVNCMERGNGADPLAVIKEKHCTYGQLLDGNSVANLYGVRALPTFVVIGKDGRVIMNKAGFDAAAIQSAIETGLRE; this is encoded by the coding sequence ATGATGTTTACATGCTTGAAGTCCCGGCAGGTCGCGGTCGCAATGTGCCTGATGCTCGGGTCACTCTCGTCACAGGTTTTCGCTGACCCGGCCGCTCCCCGATCGATCTACGAGATTCTGGCGAAGGCGCAGGACGCTGCTTCCGACCTGCGATCGCTGGCGTACGAGGCGGAGCTGTTCGGGGAAGGTCGCCTCGCCGGTGCGATGACCGGCTATGCCGGAAGTGTTCGGCTGCGATTCGGCGAAACACCGGGCCGATTGCACATCCGTATCGACGGTGAACGCCGCACGTCCAAGCTCAAGGAGCCGGCCGGATTCACTTTCGCTGACGACAGTCAAAATGCGTGCCTGCTTGATCGCAACGCTCGAACTTTCGCCAAAGGGATTTCTTCGGAGGGCCGCGTCCCCGAACGCGAGTCCATCCTGCCGATCAACTATCTCGGGAATTCAGCATACGAAAGCGAATTGCAGGCAGCCGCTTTGATCTATGGCGGTGTTGTCGAGTCCGACGGCGAACCCTGCGACGTGGTGGAAGTTCATTACGACGAGGCAGGACGTCGGCGCTCCAGGCTGTTCATCTCCCAGAGCGATCGAATTCTTCGCCGGATCGAACGACCCATTCTTGTGGACGCAGCCAAGTCGGATGATCAGGCGTTCAATGCGACGGTGGTGCTGGCGATCCGGAACGTGGTTCGAAATCCGCGCGTCGATGATTCACTGTTTCAACTGGACAAGCCGGAGGAATTTCGCAATACCCGATTCCAGATGCCGAGATTCGCTCCCCGGCCTCCGTCCGGCGGCAGCGGCTCGCGATCGACAGAGCCGGAGCAGCCGGCCGCGCGCCCGGCGCAGACCCCAACGAGTGATGCAGGAGCAGTCAAGTCTTCAGGCTGGACGCTCCGAAGCGCCAGCGGCGAAGACGTCACTCTCGGCAGCCTTCGCGGCAAGGTGGTGGTGCTCGATTTCTGGGCGACGTGGTGCTTCCCGTGCCGAATGGCCATGCCCTCCGTGCAGGAGATTCATGAGAAGTACCGAGGACGTCCGGTGGCCGTCTTTGGTGTGAATTGCATGGAGCGGGGTAACGGCGCGGACCCTCTTGCGGTTATTAAGGAAAAACACTGCACTTATGGTCAATTGCTGGACGGCAACAGCGTCGCGAATTTGTACGGCGTTAGGGCGCTGCCGACGTTTGTTGTGATCGGCAAGGATGGCCGCGTCATTATGAACAAGGCGGGGTTTGACGCCGCGGCGATCCAGTCCGCGATAGAGACGGGTCTGAGGGAGTAA